From Vanacampus margaritifer isolate UIUO_Vmar chromosome 8, RoL_Vmar_1.0, whole genome shotgun sequence, a single genomic window includes:
- the ncoa5 gene encoding nuclear receptor coactivator 5 isoform X2, with protein MSRRRSRSPSPVQFSRTCSSNDPREMERRIFVGNLPTSDMDKKELEDLFNPYGKIIDVNMAVERRATKPHSQQSPTRRPYGGYGDGKDPRPRSRSPVFPRDSRDRDAREPRDRDLRDGREGREPRDAARDSGREPRMGSHPRDHEYRYRGPENRDKDLRGPPRDPAYNREEHDRYYRGGSGDDYYGRRKDNSYRDQYKDPWNGRREPEDEHARPEERRRNELYRQYYEELQRRRDTDRPVDCSVIVVNKAQNREYAETVGRKVHDLGMVVDLIFLNTEVSLTQALEDVGRARTPFAIIITQQHQVHRSCTVNILFGTPQEHRNMPMQDALMLIGHNYDAYKIENREKDREEIARKAAKMADDVLLREPDRESHPVSVLTSVTLLTENRFLTPEELEGLIAYLNDKRARLMRNPADPHQAATIPAAADVQTSAAVAALPPSLSARTVPQQSSHMAPHPGIMAPQAGLMAPQQSSHMAPQQSGLMAAQSGHMAPQSGHMAAQSGHMAPQSGHMAAQSGHMAAQSGHMAAQSGHMAPQSSHMAPQSGHMAPQSGHMAPLSTPLSTQTSPNQELQAKILSMFKNSAGMQGSASGSSAGAAQSQDYSSVRPGGAASQGYGTPMGRAPSGATPAGGPRASNAAGGINFDNPSVQKALDTLIQSGPALNHLVNAASLSVQQQQQQQQQPQQQQPMHHQAQVHHQQQQLLPARPTANMGPMAQMYPRHY; from the exons ATGTCTCGTCGTCGAAGCCGGAGTCCATCGCCGGTGCAATTCTCACGCACCTGCAGCAGCAACGACCCCCGAGAAATGGAACGAAGGATTTTTGTTGGGAATTTGCCAACATCCGACATGGATAAGAAGGAGCTGGAAGATCTTTTCAATCCATACGGAAAGATAATTG atGTAAATATGGCAGTGGAGCGACGGGCTACTAAACCTCATTCCCAGCAGAGCCCGACACGCAG GCCGTATGGCGGTTACGGGGACGGCAAGGATCCCCGGCCTCGGTCCCGTTCGCCGGTGTTCCCCCGTGACAGCCGAGATCGCGATGCCCGCGAACCCCGAGATCGCGACTTGCGTGATGGACGTGAGGGGAGAGAGCCCAGGGACGCCGCTCGAGATTCCGGCAGAGAGCCAAGAATGGGAAGCCATCCCCGCGACCATGAGTACCGTTACCGTGGTCCGGAGAACAGAGACAAGGACCTGAGAGGGCCGCCGCGAGATCCCGCCTACAA CCGAGAGGAACACGACCGCTACTACCGTGGAGGAAGCGGCGACGATTACTACGGCAGAAGGAAGGATAACTCGTACAGGGACCAGTACAAAGATCCATGGAATGGGCGGCGTGAGCCTGAAG ATGAGCACGCTCGCCCGGAAGAGCGCCGGCGTAACGAACTCTATCGGCAGTACTACGAGGAACTGCAGCGACGCCGCGACACCGATCGCCCCGTCGACTGCTCCGTGATCGTCGTCAACAAGGCACAGAA CAGGGAGTATGCCGAGACGGTCGGCCGCAAAGTCCACGACTTGGGCATGGTGGTGGACCTGATCTTCCTCAACACGGAGGTGTCCCTGACTCAGGCGCTGGAGGATGTGGGCCGCGCTCGCACCCCGTTTGCCATCATCATTACCCAGCAGCACCAGGTGCACCGATCCTGCACCGTCAACATCCTGTTTGGCACGCCGCAAG AACACCGCAACATGCCGATGCAGGACGCCTTGATGCTGATCGGCCACAATTACGACGCCTACAAAATAGAGAACCGCGAGAAGGACCGCGAGGAGATCGCCCGCAAGGCCGCCAAAATGGCCGACGACGTGCTGCTGCGCGAGCCCGACCGCGAGAGCCACCCCGTCTCCGTGCTGACGTCCGTCACGCTGCTCACAGAGAACAG GTTTTTAACACCCGAGGAACTGGAAGGTCTGATCGCATACCTCAATGACAAACGGGCGCGGCTAATGCGAAATCCTGCAGACCCCCACCAAG CTGCGACCATTCCTGCCGCTGCTGACGTGCAGACCTCGGCTGCGGTGGCGGCAttgcctccctccctctctgccCGCACCGTGCCACAGCAGTCCAGTCACATggcaccgcacccaggcatcatGGCGCCACAGGCCGGTCTCATGGCGCCGCAGCAGTCTAGCCACATGGCGCCGCAGCAGTCCGGCCTCATGGCGGCACAATCCGGCCACATGGCACCCCAGTCCGGCCACATGGCGGCACAATCCGGCCACATGGCACCCCAGTCCGGCCACATGGCGGCACAATCCGGCCACATGGCGGCACAATCCGGCCACATGGCGGCACAATCCGGCCACATGGCACCCCAATCCAGCCACATGGCTCCCCAGTCCGGCCACATGGCTCCCCAGTCCGGCCACATGGCGCCACTCTCGACCCCGCTGAGCACGCAGACCAGCCCCAACCAGGAGCTGCAGGCCAAGATCCTCAGTATGTTCAAGAACAGCGCCGGCATGCAAGGAAGCGCTTCAGGCTCCTCTGCCGGCGCCGCACAGTCCCAGGACTACAGCTCGGTGCGTCCCGGCGGGGCGGCGTCTCAGGGTTACGGCACCCCCATGGGCCGCGCCCCCTCTGGCGCCACCCCGGCCGGTGGTCCGAGAGCTAGCAACGCTGCAGGTGGCATCAATTTCGATAACCCGAGTGTCCAGAAAGCTCTGGACACTCTGATCCAGAGTGGGCCGGCTCTCAACCACCTGGTGAACGCCGCCAGCCTGTcggttcaacaacaacaacaacaacaacagcagccgcagcagcagcagccgatGCATCACCAGGCTCAAGTGCACCACCAACAGCAGCAACTTCTACCCGCGAGACCAACAGCCAACATGGGCCCAATGGCACAGATGTACCCCCGACATTACTGA
- the ncoa5 gene encoding nuclear receptor coactivator 5 isoform X4 — MAVERRATKPHSQQSPTRRPYGGYGDGKDPRPRSRSPVFPRDSRDRDAREPRDRDLRDGREGREPRDAARDSGREPRMGSHPRDHEYRYRGPENRDKDLRGPPRDPAYNREEHDRYYRGGSGDDYYGRRKDNSYRDQYKDPWNGRREPEDEHARPEERRRNELYRQYYEELQRRRDTDRPVDCSVIVVNKAQNREYAETVGRKVHDLGMVVDLIFLNTEVSLTQALEDVGRARTPFAIIITQQHQVHRSCTVNILFGTPQEHRNMPMQDALMLIGHNYDAYKIENREKDREEIARKAAKMADDVLLREPDRESHPVSVLTSVTLLTENRFLTPEELEGLIAYLNDKRARLMRNPADPHQAATIPAAADVQTSAAVAALPPSLSARTVPQQSSHMAPHPGIMAPQAGLMAPQQSSHMAPQQSGLMAAQSGHMAPQSGHMAAQSGHMAPQSGHMAAQSGHMAAQSGHMAAQSGHMAPQSSHMAPQSGHMAPQSGHMAPLSTPLSTQTSPNQELQAKILSMFKNSAGMQGSASGSSAGAAQSQDYSSVRPGGAASQGYGTPMGRAPSGATPAGGPRASNAAGGINFDNPSVQKALDTLIQSGPALNHLVNAASLSVQQQQQQQQQPQQQQPMHHQAQVHHQQQQLLPARPTANMGPMAQMYPRHY; from the exons ATGGCAGTGGAGCGACGGGCTACTAAACCTCATTCCCAGCAGAGCCCGACACGCAG GCCGTATGGCGGTTACGGGGACGGCAAGGATCCCCGGCCTCGGTCCCGTTCGCCGGTGTTCCCCCGTGACAGCCGAGATCGCGATGCCCGCGAACCCCGAGATCGCGACTTGCGTGATGGACGTGAGGGGAGAGAGCCCAGGGACGCCGCTCGAGATTCCGGCAGAGAGCCAAGAATGGGAAGCCATCCCCGCGACCATGAGTACCGTTACCGTGGTCCGGAGAACAGAGACAAGGACCTGAGAGGGCCGCCGCGAGATCCCGCCTACAA CCGAGAGGAACACGACCGCTACTACCGTGGAGGAAGCGGCGACGATTACTACGGCAGAAGGAAGGATAACTCGTACAGGGACCAGTACAAAGATCCATGGAATGGGCGGCGTGAGCCTGAAG ATGAGCACGCTCGCCCGGAAGAGCGCCGGCGTAACGAACTCTATCGGCAGTACTACGAGGAACTGCAGCGACGCCGCGACACCGATCGCCCCGTCGACTGCTCCGTGATCGTCGTCAACAAGGCACAGAA CAGGGAGTATGCCGAGACGGTCGGCCGCAAAGTCCACGACTTGGGCATGGTGGTGGACCTGATCTTCCTCAACACGGAGGTGTCCCTGACTCAGGCGCTGGAGGATGTGGGCCGCGCTCGCACCCCGTTTGCCATCATCATTACCCAGCAGCACCAGGTGCACCGATCCTGCACCGTCAACATCCTGTTTGGCACGCCGCAAG AACACCGCAACATGCCGATGCAGGACGCCTTGATGCTGATCGGCCACAATTACGACGCCTACAAAATAGAGAACCGCGAGAAGGACCGCGAGGAGATCGCCCGCAAGGCCGCCAAAATGGCCGACGACGTGCTGCTGCGCGAGCCCGACCGCGAGAGCCACCCCGTCTCCGTGCTGACGTCCGTCACGCTGCTCACAGAGAACAG GTTTTTAACACCCGAGGAACTGGAAGGTCTGATCGCATACCTCAATGACAAACGGGCGCGGCTAATGCGAAATCCTGCAGACCCCCACCAAG CTGCGACCATTCCTGCCGCTGCTGACGTGCAGACCTCGGCTGCGGTGGCGGCAttgcctccctccctctctgccCGCACCGTGCCACAGCAGTCCAGTCACATggcaccgcacccaggcatcatGGCGCCACAGGCCGGTCTCATGGCGCCGCAGCAGTCTAGCCACATGGCGCCGCAGCAGTCCGGCCTCATGGCGGCACAATCCGGCCACATGGCACCCCAGTCCGGCCACATGGCGGCACAATCCGGCCACATGGCACCCCAGTCCGGCCACATGGCGGCACAATCCGGCCACATGGCGGCACAATCCGGCCACATGGCGGCACAATCCGGCCACATGGCACCCCAATCCAGCCACATGGCTCCCCAGTCCGGCCACATGGCTCCCCAGTCCGGCCACATGGCGCCACTCTCGACCCCGCTGAGCACGCAGACCAGCCCCAACCAGGAGCTGCAGGCCAAGATCCTCAGTATGTTCAAGAACAGCGCCGGCATGCAAGGAAGCGCTTCAGGCTCCTCTGCCGGCGCCGCACAGTCCCAGGACTACAGCTCGGTGCGTCCCGGCGGGGCGGCGTCTCAGGGTTACGGCACCCCCATGGGCCGCGCCCCCTCTGGCGCCACCCCGGCCGGTGGTCCGAGAGCTAGCAACGCTGCAGGTGGCATCAATTTCGATAACCCGAGTGTCCAGAAAGCTCTGGACACTCTGATCCAGAGTGGGCCGGCTCTCAACCACCTGGTGAACGCCGCCAGCCTGTcggttcaacaacaacaacaacaacaacagcagccgcagcagcagcagccgatGCATCACCAGGCTCAAGTGCACCACCAACAGCAGCAACTTCTACCCGCGAGACCAACAGCCAACATGGGCCCAATGGCACAGATGTACCCCCGACATTACTGA
- the ncoa5 gene encoding nuclear receptor coactivator 5 isoform X3, giving the protein MCSLILETCFVYSFSDACQIDWNHHPHLPESHEDVNMAVERRATKPHSQQSPTRRPYGGYGDGKDPRPRSRSPVFPRDSRDRDAREPRDRDLRDGREGREPRDAARDSGREPRMGSHPRDHEYRYRGPENRDKDLRGPPRDPAYNREEHDRYYRGGSGDDYYGRRKDNSYRDQYKDPWNGRREPEDEHARPEERRRNELYRQYYEELQRRRDTDRPVDCSVIVVNKAQNREYAETVGRKVHDLGMVVDLIFLNTEVSLTQALEDVGRARTPFAIIITQQHQVHRSCTVNILFGTPQEHRNMPMQDALMLIGHNYDAYKIENREKDREEIARKAAKMADDVLLREPDRESHPVSVLTSVTLLTENRFLTPEELEGLIAYLNDKRARLMRNPADPHQAATIPAAADVQTSAAVAALPPSLSARTVPQQSSHMAPHPGIMAPQAGLMAPQQSSHMAPQQSGLMAAQSGHMAPQSGHMAAQSGHMAPQSGHMAAQSGHMAAQSGHMAAQSGHMAPQSSHMAPQSGHMAPQSGHMAPLSTPLSTQTSPNQELQAKILSMFKNSAGMQGSASGSSAGAAQSQDYSSVRPGGAASQGYGTPMGRAPSGATPAGGPRASNAAGGINFDNPSVQKALDTLIQSGPALNHLVNAASLSVQQQQQQQQQPQQQQPMHHQAQVHHQQQQLLPARPTANMGPMAQMYPRHY; this is encoded by the exons ATGTGCTCGTTAATTTTAGAAACCTGTTTTGTTTACTCCTTTTCGg ACGCTTGTCAAATTGATTGGAACCACCATCCTCACCTTCCGGAGTCCCACGAAG atGTAAATATGGCAGTGGAGCGACGGGCTACTAAACCTCATTCCCAGCAGAGCCCGACACGCAG GCCGTATGGCGGTTACGGGGACGGCAAGGATCCCCGGCCTCGGTCCCGTTCGCCGGTGTTCCCCCGTGACAGCCGAGATCGCGATGCCCGCGAACCCCGAGATCGCGACTTGCGTGATGGACGTGAGGGGAGAGAGCCCAGGGACGCCGCTCGAGATTCCGGCAGAGAGCCAAGAATGGGAAGCCATCCCCGCGACCATGAGTACCGTTACCGTGGTCCGGAGAACAGAGACAAGGACCTGAGAGGGCCGCCGCGAGATCCCGCCTACAA CCGAGAGGAACACGACCGCTACTACCGTGGAGGAAGCGGCGACGATTACTACGGCAGAAGGAAGGATAACTCGTACAGGGACCAGTACAAAGATCCATGGAATGGGCGGCGTGAGCCTGAAG ATGAGCACGCTCGCCCGGAAGAGCGCCGGCGTAACGAACTCTATCGGCAGTACTACGAGGAACTGCAGCGACGCCGCGACACCGATCGCCCCGTCGACTGCTCCGTGATCGTCGTCAACAAGGCACAGAA CAGGGAGTATGCCGAGACGGTCGGCCGCAAAGTCCACGACTTGGGCATGGTGGTGGACCTGATCTTCCTCAACACGGAGGTGTCCCTGACTCAGGCGCTGGAGGATGTGGGCCGCGCTCGCACCCCGTTTGCCATCATCATTACCCAGCAGCACCAGGTGCACCGATCCTGCACCGTCAACATCCTGTTTGGCACGCCGCAAG AACACCGCAACATGCCGATGCAGGACGCCTTGATGCTGATCGGCCACAATTACGACGCCTACAAAATAGAGAACCGCGAGAAGGACCGCGAGGAGATCGCCCGCAAGGCCGCCAAAATGGCCGACGACGTGCTGCTGCGCGAGCCCGACCGCGAGAGCCACCCCGTCTCCGTGCTGACGTCCGTCACGCTGCTCACAGAGAACAG GTTTTTAACACCCGAGGAACTGGAAGGTCTGATCGCATACCTCAATGACAAACGGGCGCGGCTAATGCGAAATCCTGCAGACCCCCACCAAG CTGCGACCATTCCTGCCGCTGCTGACGTGCAGACCTCGGCTGCGGTGGCGGCAttgcctccctccctctctgccCGCACCGTGCCACAGCAGTCCAGTCACATggcaccgcacccaggcatcatGGCGCCACAGGCCGGTCTCATGGCGCCGCAGCAGTCTAGCCACATGGCGCCGCAGCAGTCCGGCCTCATGGCGGCACAATCCGGCCACATGGCACCCCAGTCCGGCCACATGGCGGCACAATCCGGCCACATGGCACCCCAGTCCGGCCACATGGCGGCACAATCCGGCCACATGGCGGCACAATCCGGCCACATGGCGGCACAATCCGGCCACATGGCACCCCAATCCAGCCACATGGCTCCCCAGTCCGGCCACATGGCTCCCCAGTCCGGCCACATGGCGCCACTCTCGACCCCGCTGAGCACGCAGACCAGCCCCAACCAGGAGCTGCAGGCCAAGATCCTCAGTATGTTCAAGAACAGCGCCGGCATGCAAGGAAGCGCTTCAGGCTCCTCTGCCGGCGCCGCACAGTCCCAGGACTACAGCTCGGTGCGTCCCGGCGGGGCGGCGTCTCAGGGTTACGGCACCCCCATGGGCCGCGCCCCCTCTGGCGCCACCCCGGCCGGTGGTCCGAGAGCTAGCAACGCTGCAGGTGGCATCAATTTCGATAACCCGAGTGTCCAGAAAGCTCTGGACACTCTGATCCAGAGTGGGCCGGCTCTCAACCACCTGGTGAACGCCGCCAGCCTGTcggttcaacaacaacaacaacaacaacagcagccgcagcagcagcagccgatGCATCACCAGGCTCAAGTGCACCACCAACAGCAGCAACTTCTACCCGCGAGACCAACAGCCAACATGGGCCCAATGGCACAGATGTACCCCCGACATTACTGA
- the ncoa5 gene encoding nuclear receptor coactivator 5 isoform X5 gives MGSHPRDHEYRYRGPENRDKDLRGPPRDPAYNREEHDRYYRGGSGDDYYGRRKDNSYRDQYKDPWNGRREPEDEHARPEERRRNELYRQYYEELQRRRDTDRPVDCSVIVVNKAQNREYAETVGRKVHDLGMVVDLIFLNTEVSLTQALEDVGRARTPFAIIITQQHQVHRSCTVNILFGTPQEHRNMPMQDALMLIGHNYDAYKIENREKDREEIARKAAKMADDVLLREPDRESHPVSVLTSVTLLTENRFLTPEELEGLIAYLNDKRARLMRNPADPHQAATIPAAADVQTSAAVAALPPSLSARTVPQQSSHMAPHPGIMAPQAGLMAPQQSSHMAPQQSGLMAAQSGHMAPQSGHMAAQSGHMAPQSGHMAAQSGHMAAQSGHMAAQSGHMAPQSSHMAPQSGHMAPQSGHMAPLSTPLSTQTSPNQELQAKILSMFKNSAGMQGSASGSSAGAAQSQDYSSVRPGGAASQGYGTPMGRAPSGATPAGGPRASNAAGGINFDNPSVQKALDTLIQSGPALNHLVNAASLSVQQQQQQQQQPQQQQPMHHQAQVHHQQQQLLPARPTANMGPMAQMYPRHY, from the exons ATGGGAAGCCATCCCCGCGACCATGAGTACCGTTACCGTGGTCCGGAGAACAGAGACAAGGACCTGAGAGGGCCGCCGCGAGATCCCGCCTACAA CCGAGAGGAACACGACCGCTACTACCGTGGAGGAAGCGGCGACGATTACTACGGCAGAAGGAAGGATAACTCGTACAGGGACCAGTACAAAGATCCATGGAATGGGCGGCGTGAGCCTGAAG ATGAGCACGCTCGCCCGGAAGAGCGCCGGCGTAACGAACTCTATCGGCAGTACTACGAGGAACTGCAGCGACGCCGCGACACCGATCGCCCCGTCGACTGCTCCGTGATCGTCGTCAACAAGGCACAGAA CAGGGAGTATGCCGAGACGGTCGGCCGCAAAGTCCACGACTTGGGCATGGTGGTGGACCTGATCTTCCTCAACACGGAGGTGTCCCTGACTCAGGCGCTGGAGGATGTGGGCCGCGCTCGCACCCCGTTTGCCATCATCATTACCCAGCAGCACCAGGTGCACCGATCCTGCACCGTCAACATCCTGTTTGGCACGCCGCAAG AACACCGCAACATGCCGATGCAGGACGCCTTGATGCTGATCGGCCACAATTACGACGCCTACAAAATAGAGAACCGCGAGAAGGACCGCGAGGAGATCGCCCGCAAGGCCGCCAAAATGGCCGACGACGTGCTGCTGCGCGAGCCCGACCGCGAGAGCCACCCCGTCTCCGTGCTGACGTCCGTCACGCTGCTCACAGAGAACAG GTTTTTAACACCCGAGGAACTGGAAGGTCTGATCGCATACCTCAATGACAAACGGGCGCGGCTAATGCGAAATCCTGCAGACCCCCACCAAG CTGCGACCATTCCTGCCGCTGCTGACGTGCAGACCTCGGCTGCGGTGGCGGCAttgcctccctccctctctgccCGCACCGTGCCACAGCAGTCCAGTCACATggcaccgcacccaggcatcatGGCGCCACAGGCCGGTCTCATGGCGCCGCAGCAGTCTAGCCACATGGCGCCGCAGCAGTCCGGCCTCATGGCGGCACAATCCGGCCACATGGCACCCCAGTCCGGCCACATGGCGGCACAATCCGGCCACATGGCACCCCAGTCCGGCCACATGGCGGCACAATCCGGCCACATGGCGGCACAATCCGGCCACATGGCGGCACAATCCGGCCACATGGCACCCCAATCCAGCCACATGGCTCCCCAGTCCGGCCACATGGCTCCCCAGTCCGGCCACATGGCGCCACTCTCGACCCCGCTGAGCACGCAGACCAGCCCCAACCAGGAGCTGCAGGCCAAGATCCTCAGTATGTTCAAGAACAGCGCCGGCATGCAAGGAAGCGCTTCAGGCTCCTCTGCCGGCGCCGCACAGTCCCAGGACTACAGCTCGGTGCGTCCCGGCGGGGCGGCGTCTCAGGGTTACGGCACCCCCATGGGCCGCGCCCCCTCTGGCGCCACCCCGGCCGGTGGTCCGAGAGCTAGCAACGCTGCAGGTGGCATCAATTTCGATAACCCGAGTGTCCAGAAAGCTCTGGACACTCTGATCCAGAGTGGGCCGGCTCTCAACCACCTGGTGAACGCCGCCAGCCTGTcggttcaacaacaacaacaacaacaacagcagccgcagcagcagcagccgatGCATCACCAGGCTCAAGTGCACCACCAACAGCAGCAACTTCTACCCGCGAGACCAACAGCCAACATGGGCCCAATGGCACAGATGTACCCCCGACATTACTGA
- the ncoa5 gene encoding nuclear receptor coactivator 5 isoform X1 has product MSRRRSRSPSPVQFSRTCSSNDPREMERRIFVGNLPTSDMDKKELEDLFNPYGKIIGVSMFRGYGFVQFERVEEAEAAIVAQKGRMYKGYKIDVNMAVERRATKPHSQQSPTRRPYGGYGDGKDPRPRSRSPVFPRDSRDRDAREPRDRDLRDGREGREPRDAARDSGREPRMGSHPRDHEYRYRGPENRDKDLRGPPRDPAYNREEHDRYYRGGSGDDYYGRRKDNSYRDQYKDPWNGRREPEDEHARPEERRRNELYRQYYEELQRRRDTDRPVDCSVIVVNKAQNREYAETVGRKVHDLGMVVDLIFLNTEVSLTQALEDVGRARTPFAIIITQQHQVHRSCTVNILFGTPQEHRNMPMQDALMLIGHNYDAYKIENREKDREEIARKAAKMADDVLLREPDRESHPVSVLTSVTLLTENRFLTPEELEGLIAYLNDKRARLMRNPADPHQAATIPAAADVQTSAAVAALPPSLSARTVPQQSSHMAPHPGIMAPQAGLMAPQQSSHMAPQQSGLMAAQSGHMAPQSGHMAAQSGHMAPQSGHMAAQSGHMAAQSGHMAAQSGHMAPQSSHMAPQSGHMAPQSGHMAPLSTPLSTQTSPNQELQAKILSMFKNSAGMQGSASGSSAGAAQSQDYSSVRPGGAASQGYGTPMGRAPSGATPAGGPRASNAAGGINFDNPSVQKALDTLIQSGPALNHLVNAASLSVQQQQQQQQQPQQQQPMHHQAQVHHQQQQLLPARPTANMGPMAQMYPRHY; this is encoded by the exons ATGTCTCGTCGTCGAAGCCGGAGTCCATCGCCGGTGCAATTCTCACGCACCTGCAGCAGCAACGACCCCCGAGAAATGGAACGAAGGATTTTTGTTGGGAATTTGCCAACATCCGACATGGATAAGAAGGAGCTGGAAGATCTTTTCAATCCATACGGAAAGATAATTG GCGTTTCCATGTTCCGTGGATATGGATTTGTACAATTTGAACGTGTAGAGGAAGCTGAAGCTGCAATTGTGGCCCAAAAGGGTCGAATGTATAAAGGTTATAAAATAG atGTAAATATGGCAGTGGAGCGACGGGCTACTAAACCTCATTCCCAGCAGAGCCCGACACGCAG GCCGTATGGCGGTTACGGGGACGGCAAGGATCCCCGGCCTCGGTCCCGTTCGCCGGTGTTCCCCCGTGACAGCCGAGATCGCGATGCCCGCGAACCCCGAGATCGCGACTTGCGTGATGGACGTGAGGGGAGAGAGCCCAGGGACGCCGCTCGAGATTCCGGCAGAGAGCCAAGAATGGGAAGCCATCCCCGCGACCATGAGTACCGTTACCGTGGTCCGGAGAACAGAGACAAGGACCTGAGAGGGCCGCCGCGAGATCCCGCCTACAA CCGAGAGGAACACGACCGCTACTACCGTGGAGGAAGCGGCGACGATTACTACGGCAGAAGGAAGGATAACTCGTACAGGGACCAGTACAAAGATCCATGGAATGGGCGGCGTGAGCCTGAAG ATGAGCACGCTCGCCCGGAAGAGCGCCGGCGTAACGAACTCTATCGGCAGTACTACGAGGAACTGCAGCGACGCCGCGACACCGATCGCCCCGTCGACTGCTCCGTGATCGTCGTCAACAAGGCACAGAA CAGGGAGTATGCCGAGACGGTCGGCCGCAAAGTCCACGACTTGGGCATGGTGGTGGACCTGATCTTCCTCAACACGGAGGTGTCCCTGACTCAGGCGCTGGAGGATGTGGGCCGCGCTCGCACCCCGTTTGCCATCATCATTACCCAGCAGCACCAGGTGCACCGATCCTGCACCGTCAACATCCTGTTTGGCACGCCGCAAG AACACCGCAACATGCCGATGCAGGACGCCTTGATGCTGATCGGCCACAATTACGACGCCTACAAAATAGAGAACCGCGAGAAGGACCGCGAGGAGATCGCCCGCAAGGCCGCCAAAATGGCCGACGACGTGCTGCTGCGCGAGCCCGACCGCGAGAGCCACCCCGTCTCCGTGCTGACGTCCGTCACGCTGCTCACAGAGAACAG GTTTTTAACACCCGAGGAACTGGAAGGTCTGATCGCATACCTCAATGACAAACGGGCGCGGCTAATGCGAAATCCTGCAGACCCCCACCAAG CTGCGACCATTCCTGCCGCTGCTGACGTGCAGACCTCGGCTGCGGTGGCGGCAttgcctccctccctctctgccCGCACCGTGCCACAGCAGTCCAGTCACATggcaccgcacccaggcatcatGGCGCCACAGGCCGGTCTCATGGCGCCGCAGCAGTCTAGCCACATGGCGCCGCAGCAGTCCGGCCTCATGGCGGCACAATCCGGCCACATGGCACCCCAGTCCGGCCACATGGCGGCACAATCCGGCCACATGGCACCCCAGTCCGGCCACATGGCGGCACAATCCGGCCACATGGCGGCACAATCCGGCCACATGGCGGCACAATCCGGCCACATGGCACCCCAATCCAGCCACATGGCTCCCCAGTCCGGCCACATGGCTCCCCAGTCCGGCCACATGGCGCCACTCTCGACCCCGCTGAGCACGCAGACCAGCCCCAACCAGGAGCTGCAGGCCAAGATCCTCAGTATGTTCAAGAACAGCGCCGGCATGCAAGGAAGCGCTTCAGGCTCCTCTGCCGGCGCCGCACAGTCCCAGGACTACAGCTCGGTGCGTCCCGGCGGGGCGGCGTCTCAGGGTTACGGCACCCCCATGGGCCGCGCCCCCTCTGGCGCCACCCCGGCCGGTGGTCCGAGAGCTAGCAACGCTGCAGGTGGCATCAATTTCGATAACCCGAGTGTCCAGAAAGCTCTGGACACTCTGATCCAGAGTGGGCCGGCTCTCAACCACCTGGTGAACGCCGCCAGCCTGTcggttcaacaacaacaacaacaacaacagcagccgcagcagcagcagccgatGCATCACCAGGCTCAAGTGCACCACCAACAGCAGCAACTTCTACCCGCGAGACCAACAGCCAACATGGGCCCAATGGCACAGATGTACCCCCGACATTACTGA
- the LOC144055996 gene encoding rho-related GTP-binding protein RhoA-D, which yields MAAIRKKLVIVGDGACGKTCLLIVFSKDQFPEVYVPTVFENYIADIEVDGKQVELALWDTAGQEDYDRLRPLSYPDTDVILMCFSIDSPDSLENIPEKWTPEVKHFCPNVPIILVGNKKDLRNDEHTRRELAKMKQEPVKTEEGREMANRINAFGYLECSAKTKDGVREVFEMATRAALQVRKRKKRSACTLL from the exons ATGGCGGCCATTCGGAAGAAGCTGGTGATTGTCGGCGATGGCGCTTGCGGGAAAACGTGCCTCCTCATCGTTTTCAGTAAAGACCAGTTTCCCGAAGTCTACGTGCCGACGGTGTTTGAGAACTATATCGCCGATATTGAAGTGGATGGCAAACAG GTGGAGTTGGCATTGTGGGATACGGCTGGCCAAGAGGACTACGACAGGTTGAGGCCTCTCTCCTACCCAGACACTGATGTCATCCTAATGTGCTTTTCCATTGATAGCCCGGACAGTTTAG AAAACATTCCTGAGAAGTGGACGCCTGAGGTGAAGCACTTCTGTCCCAATGTTCCCATCATCCTGGTGGGGAACAAGAAGGACCTGAGGAACGATGAGCACACGCGGAGAGAGCTGGCCAAGATGAAGCAG GAGCCGGTCAAGACTGAGGAAGGCCGCGAAATGGCCAATAGGATCAACGCCTTTGGCTACCTGGAGTGCTCTGCCAAGACCAAGGACGGCGTGCGGGAGGTGTTCGAGATGGCCACCAGAGCGGCGCTCCAGGTCCGCAAACGCAAGAAGCGAAGTGCCTGCACGTTGTTGTGA